The Candidatus Eisenbacteria bacterium genome has a segment encoding these proteins:
- the tuf gene encoding elongation factor Tu (EF-Tu; promotes GTP-dependent binding of aminoacyl-tRNA to the A-site of ribosomes during protein biosynthesis; when the tRNA anticodon matches the mRNA codon, GTP hydrolysis results; the inactive EF-Tu-GDP leaves the ribosome and release of GDP is promoted by elongation factor Ts; many prokaryotes have two copies of the gene encoding EF-Tu), giving the protein MAKAKFERTKPHVNVGTIGHVDHGKTTLTAAITMVLANKGYA; this is encoded by the coding sequence ATGGCCAAGGCGAAATTCGAACGGACGAAGCCGCACGTGAACGTGGGCACGATCGGGCACGTGGACCACGGCAAGACGACGCTGACGGCGGCGATCACGATGGTGCTGGCGAACAAGGGGTACGCGC